One window of the Microbispora sp. ZYX-F-249 genome contains the following:
- a CDS encoding HD-GYP domain-containing protein has translation MRERRLTARPVGLDSGQLLLICAAGMLTVAGIAHTTAQGLTDPRVAIGFGALIAAGELARLTMPGNREVAPISTAASLGYALLLDVGGRPAQHSALQVVAVMSVGMIAGGLPHLAVGRPPRLDAMARRLLAGSLLAFAYRPLTGPLGELARNTGDRGGNWWPALGVMAVLVTVMLAADVVIAAMHRADQVKTAFGVAVRDEIRMAAPLGAAVGASGILLALASHSMDMTALPAFAAPLLVTQVAFRKYAGIRATYLQTVRALSRVTEVGGYVEPGHSRRVSQLSVAIGRELGMAEPQLLELEYAALMHDIGQLSLRDPIPGGATVLADPAQARRIAELGAEVIRKTGVLHGVAEIVRRQCDTLGEAPPMASRIIKAANAYDDLVGGSTDRDRAAAALERLRLDGGSAYDPGVVEAMARVVDRLVLVARL, from the coding sequence ACACCACGGCCCAGGGGCTGACCGACCCGCGGGTCGCCATCGGGTTCGGCGCGCTCATCGCCGCCGGGGAGCTGGCCCGGCTCACGATGCCCGGTAACCGCGAGGTCGCCCCGATCTCCACTGCCGCCTCGCTCGGGTACGCCCTCCTGCTCGACGTGGGCGGACGGCCGGCGCAGCATTCGGCCCTGCAGGTCGTGGCGGTGATGTCGGTCGGCATGATCGCGGGAGGGCTGCCGCATCTGGCGGTCGGCCGGCCGCCGCGGCTCGACGCCATGGCCCGGCGGCTGCTCGCCGGGTCGCTGCTCGCCTTCGCCTACCGGCCGCTCACCGGCCCGCTGGGGGAGCTCGCGCGGAACACCGGCGACCGGGGCGGCAACTGGTGGCCGGCGCTCGGCGTGATGGCGGTGCTCGTCACGGTCATGCTCGCGGCCGACGTGGTGATCGCGGCCATGCACCGGGCCGACCAGGTCAAGACCGCGTTCGGCGTCGCCGTACGGGACGAGATCAGGATGGCGGCGCCGCTCGGCGCCGCCGTCGGGGCGTCGGGCATACTGCTCGCGCTCGCCTCGCACAGCATGGACATGACCGCGCTGCCCGCGTTCGCCGCGCCGCTGCTCGTCACGCAGGTGGCCTTCCGCAAGTACGCCGGCATCCGGGCGACCTACCTGCAGACCGTGCGCGCGCTGAGCCGGGTCACCGAGGTCGGCGGGTACGTCGAACCGGGCCACTCGCGCCGCGTCAGCCAGTTGTCGGTCGCGATCGGCCGGGAGCTCGGCATGGCGGAGCCGCAGCTGCTGGAGCTGGAGTATGCCGCGCTCATGCACGACATCGGCCAGCTGTCGCTACGCGACCCGATCCCCGGCGGCGCGACCGTGCTCGCCGACCCGGCGCAGGCGCGGCGGATCGCCGAGCTGGGCGCCGAGGTGATCAGGAAGACCGGCGTCCTCCACGGCGTCGCGGAGATCGTCCGGCGGCAGTGCGACACGCTCGGCGAGGCCCCGCCGATGGCGAGCCGCATCATCAAGGCCGCCAACGCCTACGACGACCTCGTGGGCGGCTCGACCGACAGGGACCGGGCGGCGGCGGCGCTGGAACGGCTGCGCCTCGACGGCGGCTCGGCCTACGACCCCGGGGTGGTGGAGGCGATGGCGCGCGTCGTCGACCGGCTCGTGCTCGTCGCGCGCTTGTAG
- a CDS encoding acetyl-CoA carboxylase biotin carboxylase subunit has translation MFDSVLVANRGEIARRIIRTVRGMGLRAVAVHSEADADLPFAREADDAVLLGPANPAQSYLDIDKVLQAARTTGARAVHPGYGFLAENAAFARAVTDAGLVWIGPDPKAIEQMGDKINARNLMEAAGVPVAAGTREPVSDLAQAERAAREIGYPVMVKAAGGGGGIGMGVARDDASLAKAFEQACRAAARFGGEPAILLERYIERARHVEVQILGLADGTVVALGERDCSVQRRHQKVVEESPSPGVTPELRERMLAAAVRAGEAVAYRGAGTVECLVDADAQDFVFLEMNTRLQVEHPVTELVTGLDLVEHQIRVAAGEVYSVEPRVSGHAIEFRVYAEDPRRFLPGPGKIGVWEEPVGEGVRIDSGYTAGNTVTPFYDPLMAKLCVVGATREEALERGREAVAGFRIEGPKHNLPFCAELLDHPEFVSGDYDTGLVSRMRKA, from the coding sequence GTGTTCGACTCAGTTCTCGTCGCCAACCGTGGCGAAATAGCCCGGCGGATCATCCGTACGGTGCGGGGCATGGGCCTGCGCGCGGTCGCGGTCCACTCCGAGGCGGACGCCGACCTGCCGTTCGCGCGTGAGGCCGACGACGCCGTGCTCCTCGGCCCCGCGAACCCGGCCCAGAGCTACCTGGACATCGACAAGGTCCTCCAGGCCGCCCGTACGACGGGGGCGCGGGCGGTCCACCCCGGATACGGGTTCCTCGCCGAGAACGCGGCGTTCGCCCGCGCGGTGACCGACGCCGGCCTCGTCTGGATCGGCCCGGACCCCAAGGCCATCGAGCAGATGGGCGACAAGATCAACGCCCGTAACCTGATGGAGGCGGCGGGCGTGCCGGTCGCCGCCGGGACCAGGGAGCCGGTGTCCGACCTCGCGCAGGCGGAGCGGGCCGCCCGGGAGATCGGATACCCGGTGATGGTGAAGGCGGCCGGCGGGGGCGGCGGCATCGGGATGGGCGTGGCGCGCGACGACGCGTCGCTGGCCAAGGCGTTCGAGCAGGCCTGCCGGGCGGCCGCCCGTTTCGGCGGCGAGCCGGCCATCCTGCTCGAGCGCTACATCGAGCGGGCCAGGCACGTCGAGGTGCAGATCCTGGGCCTCGCCGACGGCACCGTGGTCGCCCTGGGCGAACGGGACTGCTCGGTGCAGCGGCGCCACCAGAAGGTCGTGGAGGAGAGCCCGTCCCCGGGCGTGACCCCGGAGCTGCGCGAGCGGATGCTGGCGGCGGCCGTACGGGCCGGAGAGGCCGTGGCCTACCGCGGCGCGGGCACGGTGGAGTGCCTCGTCGACGCCGACGCCCAGGATTTCGTCTTCCTGGAGATGAACACCCGCCTCCAGGTGGAGCACCCCGTCACCGAACTGGTCACCGGCCTCGACCTCGTCGAGCACCAGATCCGCGTCGCGGCCGGGGAGGTCTACTCCGTCGAGCCGCGGGTGAGCGGCCACGCCATCGAGTTCCGCGTCTACGCCGAGGACCCCCGCAGGTTCCTCCCCGGGCCTGGCAAGATCGGGGTGTGGGAGGAGCCGGTCGGCGAGGGGGTGCGCATCGATTCGGGTTACACGGCGGGCAACACCGTCACGCCGTTCTACGACCCGCTGATGGCCAAGCTCTGTGTCGTCGGCGCCACCCGCGAGGAGGCACTGGAGCGGGGCCGGGAGGCGGTCGCCGGGTTCAGGATCGAGGGCCCGAAGCACAACCTGCCGTTCTGCGCCGAGTTGCTGGACCATCCCGAGTTCGTGAGCGGGGACTACGACACCGGGCTGGTCTCCCGGATGAGAAAAGCCTGA
- a CDS encoding biotin/lipoyl-binding carrier protein: protein MAEVHAEMVANVWKIVVSEGEVVEEGDTLVILESMKMEIPVLAEDAGTIAKLQVKEGDVVQEGDLIAVIE, encoded by the coding sequence GTGGCCGAGGTGCACGCCGAGATGGTGGCGAACGTCTGGAAGATCGTCGTGAGCGAGGGCGAGGTCGTCGAGGAGGGTGACACGCTCGTGATCCTGGAGTCGATGAAGATGGAGATCCCGGTCCTCGCCGAGGACGCCGGGACCATCGCGAAGCTCCAGGTGAAGGAGGGCGACGTCGTCCAGGAGGGAGACCTGATCGCCGTCATCGAGTAG
- a CDS encoding thioesterase family protein gives MSLAPGLHAEVLIMVEREDTAIRVGSGDVPVLGTPRLLSFAEGATVKAVQQHLEPGQTTVGTRVLLEHRLPSRVGMHVEIGVELAEVDGRRLVFSVRAVDKTGALVATGTIERVVVDRERFLSRL, from the coding sequence ATGAGTCTTGCTCCAGGTCTGCACGCCGAGGTCCTCATCATGGTGGAGCGTGAGGACACGGCGATCCGGGTCGGCAGCGGCGACGTGCCGGTGCTGGGCACGCCGCGGCTGCTGTCGTTCGCCGAGGGGGCCACGGTCAAAGCCGTCCAGCAGCACCTGGAGCCCGGGCAGACCACGGTGGGGACCAGGGTTCTGCTCGAGCACCGGCTGCCCAGCCGGGTCGGGATGCACGTCGAGATCGGCGTGGAGCTCGCGGAGGTGGACGGCAGGCGGCTCGTCTTCTCCGTCAGGGCCGTCGACAAGACCGGCGCCCTGGTCGCCACGGGCACGATCGAGCGGGTCGTCGTCGACCGGGAGCGGTTCCTGTCCCGCCTCTGA